The genomic region GTTAGGCTTATAATTTGGAACTAGATCATCAAAAtgtaatattttctcctatttcctAATGTCAAGATGTCCAATATGCTTCTGGGTTACCTTGATCCATATTTTCTGAGTAATCCACAGATgttctttatagattctgaatagatgatctttttttcttttttgagagtaTGAAGATGAAggtgagaaaaaaaatctgtctgtGTTACTCAAAATGCACAAAAACTTATAGTTACCATGTTGTACATTTTGTTCTATCAGTAACATATTGGGATTTCCCTTTTATTACAGTTAAAAATCTATTTCAATATATACATTGTATTGACATGTctgtttttatataaatatacatagtTTAAAGTATTTAAAGGTTCAAGTAGATATTTTACTGTTATAAgtctgtggagcaagttgctatgtGGTAcctcatgggaacacaggctcaggcacaacaaaaGCTTTCAGCTAATGATGGCTCTATTGCATatactacacaatgggaaaaGGCTGAAGAGAGcaagggaagagatcccatcatggatGGTCTCCCTGAGAGGCCAGCTGCTTGCatcagggtcagtggatggctGTTTTCATGACTCATGAAGGAGATAAGAGACAAATCTGTGTTACTTGAGTGTGGGGTATTTGCATAACCAAGGGGGCAgagggccctgccactgagagttcctacTCTGATAAACTGCTGGAACAGCTTGTTTCCTGTTTCAGGTTTCAGGTATGGGCAGGCAGCTAGCTCCTTTAACCTAACATCTCccctgggctgcagaatggaagcGCATTGAAACATTTGCACACAGTAGGAAAGGAAAGGTGGTAAGGGAGGGCTGGGCTGTGGCCAGTATGACTTCCCCAGCAAATCCTCAAGATAATTGGCATTGCCCTGAAGTGTGGCAAAATCAGAGTTAGTGATTATTGTTTTAATGCTTCTGTATTTCAGGTGATAGGGTGGTAGATTGCTAGCCAACTGTTGTTCTATAGGAGATGGAAACGTGCTTATGACATTATCTTCTGCAAGGCCTCCATTTCCAGAAGAGCATCATAAATCTGAGCTGTTAATTTTGCCTGTTCCGGCTTTGTCCTCTTTGTGGAGAAAACCAAGGTGATATCAATTGGTGCCAGTTGCAAATCACAGAAATGTTGTGGTGAGTCGCTATGAAAGTCTTAGATTCATTTGACACTTCTTGAGTTGGAAGTTCCTTCCCTTGCTTCCAGCTACCATCTTCCCAGATTAAATCCAGGAAACTACTTCACATTTGGAGAATTGAACACAGTAACTCAGCTTGGCGGACAGGGTTCTCATTGGCATAGATTCATTTCCTGAGTCTTTTGTGGAGGGTAGTTACTAGTAATTGGACTACTTCTATGTGCAGAATCCATGGGTGAGCATCTCTCTCTGATGGAAGAAACCTGGAGTTTGCTGGCTAGCTAGCAAACACAAAATTAGACAGTTTTGCTGGGAGCAAAATACATGCAGTTAAGTATGTGTGACTATTATACAACTACAGAAAGTTGCACATGCCAGTTTATTTGCTCATGGTGTTTTGGAAAATGGAATCCTTtagagagagtgaaagagaatGTACAGACTTTCAACTCCATTGATTTTAATTAAGCTAACCATAGGCTGGCAAACACTGTAAAATTCATGAACTCAGTGGGACAAAAGAGATTGCACAATATGGACAGGGACAATGGCTAGTCCTTAATTACCTGAAAGTGACAAGACAATGACCTGCCGAGTTAATGGAACTATTTTCCTAAATCCTAGTTGGTATGGCAGAATGATATCAAGgtttagaaggaaaaagaagcccTAACTAAAAGTTCTTtgtcattaaaaatgaatatgtgTAAAAAGATAGTCATTGGAACATGCTCATGATGTATTaagtgaacaacaacaacaaaaaaggtagaaaagaatATAGTGCATGTGCTTCCATTTTGgcgaaatttaaataaatataaccaTTATGACCTGATTCACATCGAAGGTCACTTCTCTTTTATTAGGGTGCCCTATCTGTCTTGCATGGAAAAAATCTCATgctgtttctctgtctctctgccacATGCAGAAAGTCCTGGAGTCTGAACAGTGCACCAATGCCATTTCCTCTTAATGTCACACAGTGTGACTGTTGAAAGCTGGCCATGAAAAACTTCTTGTTTGTCTGCTGCCATGGGATGTCCTTGCTGGCCGATGACTCTGGCAGAGTGGTGCCTGTGAGACATCAAGGATATAGCCCATTTTAGATCACTCTACCATAGTCTATCATTGTTCTACAAAGCACGATGATAGACGTAGTAAGGCTGGATTTGGAAGAGTTTCAACAAGAGTTCTCTACTAGCCCAAACATTATAAACTCCTTTTCTTCTGGGCTGAGCCCAAGTCATTGGGCTAAACCACTCTGGATTACATTTCCATGTTTCCCTAATTTGATAAATGGAGTGTTAGTCCATTTTCTTTCACAACTCTAATAGCCTAGGGTCCTCCCCGTATTGACAGCTTTTTGCATCCTAATCAATTACGCCTAATTTCAGGGTAATGAATGGCTAATACACTTAAATTCACATATCCAAGAGTGCCACTTAATTTAGCcttgaaaagataaagaaaatccagcatctctgatttaaaaatagacaaaaacttAACTCTGAAAATAGTAAATTATCTTTTGATTCAATAATCTAAGTTTCTATTTTCATATGTACATAAGCTTAAAAAGTGCAAAGTGACTAATTggagattttcatttctttttcttctaatgtTTACtgatccttttattatttttgtaaaagaaaCATCATTATTTACATCATAATAAATGTTTGAAACGATATGAGCACTGCGATTCTGATGTTATAACTCATATATGTCAAATATTTTCATGATTCAGTTCCAATAAAGAAACTTCTAACTCTAATATGAACCCTTGAAAACATAAAAGTAGACAGTCAGTAATGGGAAGAACTGTCAGTTGGGACACATAAACAGATTTATAAGTGAAAGTCACAGTTTATTAAATTTGTCTGCTTGTCCCTCTATTTCCCCAGGTGTATAAAAATCAGTAGTAGATTACCTCTGTAGGATTCCCAAACATGTATCTCTCAAGATGTCTGGCATAGTTGATTGTAGAAAATTATCATCTGCCTACGTCAACCACACATGCAAGTCTGGGAGCCAATAATTGAGATAATTATTGGATAATACTCTTCAAAATACTTCTTTCTGAAATGTATCTGGGGATTTGAAGACCAAAAATATCTTTGGCTTCAATTATTCAGAAGTTGTTCTTATTATGAGCTCAGACTTTGGGTGTTTGGCCCAAAGCAGAATTCCCTCACAAACTAAGTATAATAAAAAGCAAACTGgttgttatttaaataaatttttttccaatacCCAATTCTCCAGTGCAATGATCCCAAGAGTTTTGGTgcctttgttctctctctcactctctcttttttttctttctttaactaACAGTAAACTTCTTGGAAATTCTATAGTGGAGATATGTGAGGGTTAAAGAAGGGGCAATTGATAATAATTAATGGCAATGTTCATCCCACATGAAACTTCAAACAAAAATATGAGCAGTCACACCAGGCTACACAGTTGGCCaaataaaacaagcaacaaaTTAGAACACATTTGTTTAAATATATCATAGAAAGGCTGTAATTTTAGACTCATTCTTCTAACTAaagaacataataaataaataaataaataaataaataaataaataaataaataaataaataaagctgtcTGGACCATCCTGGTAGTAAACATCCTGAAGTTCATCTTTCCAGTTTTAAAAAGACACCTAATGTAGACTTGATAAATGTaaaaaccaacttttttttttttatgttaccgtttaaatgcttttatttcatttcattttgtctgGTGGTGTTCACATCTTTTGTGTTGTACCTTTTGGAAGTGTCTGTCCAACTAGAGCCCTGCCAACAAGATATTTTGCAAGGGCATCTTCTGCTCCCGGGTATGAAAGTGAGGcaaatgctattattatttttaccctTCAGGAAAAACTTTCTGTGAGAACCGTGATTGCATTTCCTTTTGTAAGACTCCCTCTCATAATTTATTAACTGAAAGGTTTGGGTCAGATCAGCCGCATGTACTCTCTGTAGTTTATCAGTAGAAAGATTCTTGGAAAGATTAAATTGCACAGCATTGACTTCAAAAgtgcaatggaaaaaaaagacaccTAGTAAAAATGCTAAAACTGTTATTTTCTTTGGGAAATGTTGTAGAATTTGAACAAATTAAACTTATTCAATTTAAACTTATTTGTAATTGAGACTGGATTGTTTATGGATGCTTGAAAGACCCATCATTTGTTTGTAGAGATAAGCAAATTGAAGAATCATAATTACCCATAACCTTATtttatgtttccaggaattttaagtagtcaaaaaaaaaaaaaaaaaatcagtgaaatcaacCATGGAGAAAATATTGCATTATTAATAGTATTTCTAAAAGTAAATAAGATCTTCAATGtctttataaatcatttttaGCCAACATAATCCTTCAAGTGTCAATTCACTGTATTTTAATATACACATTCATTATCTCTCTCTGTGACTTTCCACATCTCCAGTTTTGTCTTCTCTACATTTCTGTTTGGTTAAGAACATGGAATGTGGAAGTTATCTCTCACATATACATGTCTCCTCTCCCCCTATCCCATAGACacagtaattttttattgttaaatgttGATCTACaaattctttctctccctttctatcTCTAATTGCTTCCGATCTTAAAGGTCAAAAGAGCCATAAACCATATTGCATCCTCTCCCGACCCCAGAAAtctgttttatcttctttccctcccttttctaCTTTGTATCACTAAGAAAGTTCTTGATTCTGTCTTCTTAAACTTTTCCGGAAAACACGACAATACTCCATCCAAAGCCACCTCCTTAGACTCTTAACCTAGGCACTCACCtcctccgccccccccccccccccccccccgccccgcctTAGGCTATTTCAGTGGCTTTCTAATTTGTCTCCTTCTCTGGGTTCATCTCTCTTTGAACCATAATAACAATAGTTGCCTTTTATTTTACATATCTTATGAGCCAGACCCTGTGCTAAGACTTTACACTATTGCATTTAAACCTTATAGCAAGCAAACTTCAATGTAGATATAATTATGTGACTTTGGCACATAAGaaaactgataaataaaataacttgctTAGGGTTTCCAGTTTTAAGTTCAAGCCATGGTTTGGATCCAGTTATGTCTATCTGTAAAGCAGGAGGTCTTAAACATTTCTCTGAAACTCGTTCCCTCTGCAGTGTTGCCAGAGTAGCCTTTTAAAACCACAATGCTGAACATATTTTTCTATTACTCTGCTTACAACTCTTCAGTGGATCCCAACATGTGTAGGTTTAAGTACTAATTCCTTAGCGTAGCATCAAGTGCTTAATTATCTGACCTTCTTCTGCATTTTTGgcctattttattttcatctgcttCCCCTGTTGCTCCTTATATTTCAGGTTAATCAGGAATACTAATTAGCTTGTAGTTCTTGCATGAACATGACTGTTTGTGCTAGCTGGTCTGAAAACCCCTTTACTTTACACTTTTCTTCTTATCTTCCCCTCTTAACCCAACCTCCAGACAGAGCTCACTCCTTCCTTCTCTATGTTCCTTTAGCACCTTGCCCTCAGCTGTGAACTCTTCAAGGAAGggaagagttttatttttctatttttatttgctctAGCTTCTAGCATACACCTGGAACTAAacatacatttttcaaaaattcagTTAAGCACAGCTGTTTTCCATAGGAGTTTTTGGGTCATTTATTTCCCAAATGATCCCCCTTTCTTTTTCCCATCTTGGAGAGACAAGTACCAATTCTCTAAAATGATCCACCCTGTTTGACCAAAATATCCAGTGAATTTAGTCAAAGACTGGCTTTTCCACCTTAAGAAGTATAATTTTGCCCATGCAGAAAGCTCAGCCTGTCTATCCCTGTATGGATCTTGTGTCAAGAGTTAACTTCTGGGCTACAGACTACTCTCTTTCAAAATCACCCTTTGACTTATTACCAAGATTATTTTTCTCGGTTGCATTTGATTCTTTATGTGTACCATTTCCTGCCACTTGTCATGTTTAAAATTGAATTGCTCATGTCCTTTCGCTTGACTTCAGTTTTAAAGCTATTttcttttagttaatttttttttaatcctttatttGAAGATGTCTGGCTGTACAACTTTCTTATAATATCTATTTCTATCCAAGGTTTCTGCTTAAGTACAGTGTGGCATTAACAAGGGCTAGGCAAATTTCAGCAATATTTAATCTTACATTTTTGATTATTCTTCACATTTTACCATCTTGACACATTTACTGTAATAAAGGGAAATCATTAATTCATCTGGAAATACATGTGAAaactatagttttccttttgatTAATTTCCATATTCATCATTATTTTGCTATTAATTTTCTATGCATTCAAAGAATGAGGATACAGAAtgtgattttttcctttggttcaaAAAGAACCGTCTTAGAAATCAAATGGGGCTAAAAATTTATTTGAGTTTTGGGTGTCAAAGGCAGGTAGAAAACTTCTACTTGAAGATGTGTTCTGGTCATATCCTCATGTTTTCTGTCCATCTAAATACACTATTTCCTTCTCTAGTTTCCCAGAAGAACAGAAAGCCATAGCCATAATCCTAGCTGCTATCATATCTACTCCTAAAATAGATTCTTGTCCTTTATGAATAGGAAagaattcttcatttctttttggctTAAGGAAGACAGtcatttaaaataagtttttaaatttcatatttaacttaaacattttcaaatgttaCTTCTGCTGGAAAATAAGAACCAAACTTGGGCATGAAGGTCAAATATCTCATTCAGTATTAGTGGCAAGCTATGGAGTAGTGGAATAAAGTGAAGGTCTTTATTCATGAAAGGCATTTTCTACTTTGACACATAGTTAATTTGTAGTAAAGTAATAGTGAAAACTAAAATTTAAGTAGAGGAATCTGTGGTTTATACACAGAAGATATTAATGGACATGTTGGGAAGGTATCAAAATTATAGTTGTGAAATGAGAGCCAAAATATAAAAGATGTAAGCTAGGATTTATGGATTGCTATCCATGCCAAACACTATTTCAAGCCCTTTCCATAAATTAACAAAGGCCTTAAAACAACCCAGGGAAAGTTTCTACTGTCTGAATTTTACAgagcaggaaactgaggccaagagaagttaaataaattcctctaactgatttttttttttttttttttcagtttcaaatTTTATTAACTTAGAAGGTGAACAAAATATGTAGTTCAAAACTTATTCAACTTATCTATCTGAAACATTGGTTTACAGAGAGGATAAACAGATACAGGATTTCAAGTAACTTATGGTACAGtcctttgttcttttaaaaatatgcttcttTCTTCCACAAAAATTCTGTGTTGGGaggcaaaaaatttttttcttttatactgcATACAAGATAGATGCAAACTTCTGATGtagatttctttatttcattgtcAACTCTGATGCTGAAGCTGGGAGGCACAAATGTTCACAGTTCAGTTAAATGATGCAAACAAAAAGCTTCTGTTCCCTCAGGTACAAACTGGCAGCCTCCATTTAGGTCTCCTATACGAGTACCACATACTTGCTCTCATAACCAAATCActtcttcttcttccctttcccttttttaCTTCCTTCTCCTTGCTGAAGACTTTGGTCACCACCTCCTGTTTTTTGAGTCCTTGTTTTTAGTTTAGGTATCATTTCTGCTGCATacaacattactgacttacgtgacGGGAACTGTACGAGACAGAGGCTGCCATCTTCCTGTTTGAGCTGGACTCGGACTCTGCCCCTGTACTGAACATCTCGATTCCATTCTctagaatacattttatttttctcaagaaaTGCATTAAGTCCAACTGCCAGACATACATCTTGAATCTCTGTAGCTGTAGGATTTTCAACAGCCTTTTCTATGGGGATCCGCCTCCCCTCCGCGATGGTCTTCTTGTTATTTAAATAAGCAGGATAGATACAAATGAACCTGTCCTGGTCCGCAGGGGACCGCGCGGCGGCGCAAGCCATCTCCACCCGAATCCGCAAAGAGCCTCTAACTGATTTTTAATAAGTGGATGGATCTGGGATTGAAACCTAGGGAAGCTGGCCCTAGAGCCCAAGTTGTTAGCTTCAACACAATTCTGCCAGTTACTAAATAAGATAAAACCTGGGTAATCCATGAGGTTTCTCTGGATCcagatcttattttttaaagattagttCTACATGTGTCTATACTGTGTGGAGATAGAAGGTAGGGGAGGGTAAGAAGGAAAAAGGTCTTGGAGTCAACCTGGATTTGAGTTCTGGTTTTATTCTTCTCTAGCCCTGTTACAAGTTGCCATAGATGGCCAGGCCTCTGCTCATTTATAAATGGGGACAATAACATTAGACACAAAGGATTTGGGGAAGGATTAATaagtgatatatatttttatggtttAGCATAGTACCTCAGATAAAAAAGACCCTCAATAAATGATTGTTAACTTAAAGCATCCTTTATGTACTCCAATGGAAGAGGAGAATGAACACATATTTAGAGTTTCATTGAGCATAACCCAAAACCCAGATGCAGAACAAAATTTGTTTTGTTAGATCCATTATAGGCCTCATTTTTAATGGGAGTAACTGAATCTTAGAAAGAATGAGACATGCATCCGAGTCATACAACTTTTAAGTGACATTGTTGGGCTGGGAACTTATAAATGTCTGTATGCAGACTGTGTTCTCAACCTCTACGCCATTCTGCTCTGTATGTATTCTTAAAGTTCAAAAGAGACAATGTGAGAGTACTAAAAATTTATGAACTAAATTATGTGGACCTGTCTTTTTCAGATacatttttgaaaacaatttgtgTCACACATTGCACTAGGTGCTAAAGACAAAATGGCAAAGAAGAACAATTCTTGCCCTCATGTACCGTATTGATcataacagaattaaaataatcCTTTAGGAGTTATTGGACCAAAACTATGTGTAAGAGAGATGTGCTTGTAAAATATTGGTTTTGGTTAAGTGAATGTTTGAAGTGGTAAAAAGTGAGTCAGAATTATTAATACAAACCTTACTATTGACTtcaagttcattttatttttttaggttgtatattttaCAAGGAACACTGTAAATTTTTCCCATTTCACTAGATCTTGTATTTCACAAGTTTTCCATGCCTTCCACTGCTTCTTGACCTTTTAGGTATCAGGAAATCTTTAGAATCTACTGTCATTTACAGACTCTTTTCCACAAAATCCACAAACACAAATACATGAACAATTCTGCATCGAAATGCACTGAATTCATGGGCATCCTGAAGCCCTCGCTAATGCACTGAATCTGAATGATTACAGATTGTATCCTAGCTCCTGCAATCTGGTGTAGAAATCCACCATCCATCCCAACAGTGAATCATATCTAAAAAGAGGGGCTGGGAAGAAATATGCTTGTGTTCTGGGGAAGGTAGAGTAGACGATAATTCACTCTACATAACTCAGCAGAGCTTCCCCCATGAGAGAAGCAGGCCACCAATCCTTTGCCAACCTTGCAATGCTTAATATTTACAAGGTTTCAACACTTCTCCTTGACAATCATTCCACTCCTTttgacctttttttcctttatcttctttgaaaaattaCAGATTTTTTCAGCAGCGTATTGCCAAACTTCAGGATTTGGGATACCTTATGGAACAGAAGTCTTAAGTCAAAACCCTCTACTGTTAGAATTTTAGGCATCAAGAGCAGATCCACTTGgaatattctcattttttattgtacATGGTACATGGAAGAGCTTTACTGGTGCCTAATTAAAATAAGAGGTTTAACTTTCTAAGAGAGATCACCCCAAGTATAATGTCTTTAAAATTGCAACTTGGGGTACAAGAGTCAGGATTCATAGTTTCAAGATACTTAAACCAGATATGGCTTTCCTATGAAGAGTTGAGGGGATTTATCGGAAGGAAGTTTGCTGCATCAGTGATGGGAGGCAGCAGTGACAGCCTGAAAAACACAATAACCAAGGGGCACTTTGGAGGCCAGGTGGTAGGGACAACTTAGCCAAAAAGGGACCACCGTCCTATGCAACTTCAGGGAGTCCATCACTTTGTATTTGCCACAGTCATTTGCTGGATGCCTCTATGTCTGGACAGCAAACCAAATAGAGTCTCACTGTCCCTTAGTCCTTGTTTCACTTACTCAAGATTCAAAAATACATTCTACTTCTCTAGGGGGTAGATGGCTATAGGCAAGAGGAAACTAGGGGACAAAGATGTGTTCCTAAAATTTTAACCATCAATTTGTACCtttaatatatttgcaaattccAATTAGTACCTCTAATGaatgtttctaaaattaaatttaaatataatttttaacttttccttctccTAAGCAATCATTAACACAAAATCACAAGTTTGTTGTCCTAGATTCCAAAATTTATCTAGAAAAGACAGGTCCACATAATTTAGTTCACAAATTTTTAGTACTATCACATTTTGTCTTCCAAACTTTGAGAATGCAAAAACAGAATGGCATACGGTTTGAGAATACAGGCTTTGCATTCATACAGTCCTGAATGCCCGTCCCGACAATGCCACTTGCCAGTTGTGTGATTTGTATGCATGTCTTATTCTTTCTGAGATTCAGTGCACTCATATCAAAGATGAGGATTATAATGAATCTAATGCAGAAGTTTCAGTGAGGATTAAGAGAATTATGCTTCCatctattcaataaatatttattaaatgcttattataagccaggcattgttttaagccTTGAGTGGGTTGTGGTCAGTAATACAGAGAAAGCAAGAGCCTTTGTGGAGTTTATAGGCTTTGACACAATGAATGCTCAATTAATGCTAGTTGTAATTTTTAACATCTCCCAGTTTGAAATAAAGACTGCTCTATCATATTCACCTACATGTTTACAAAGTTATCATTTTGTCCAGCCCTAAAAGAGAGTACACAAATCAGaatgttaaaaacaaatatataaatacaaataattgcTTAATTAATTACAATAGCAAAAATCTCTGAGTTGGTATTCGTTGGAATAAAGGGATGATAAAAGCATCAGAGCGAGTCCCTTTATCAAgagattttgaagaaaatataagagCGAAGTGTTTAGGTGACACAAAGAAGCTACACTTCACTCAGAAGTGGTAGGGATTCTTTGACAAATTGGTTTATATTTGAGAACTTGAATGATTCTAAGATGGCCCTCATCTTCTGCTAGTAAAGGACAAATGTGAAATAAGACCTCTATTATTTCTTTAGGTCTTACTGAGATTTCTTTTTTGCGAGAAGATATGAGTTTTCTATAATAACATCATACCTCGTGTTAGATCACTAGGTAGTTACGTGATAATCTAGGGCTGAGGGAGAGATTTTTATGATGAATTTTATAATAGACACTCAGTGTTTTTCAGGAAGAAAATCCCACCGAGTAGAGAGAGTGTGTATTTTTCTTTGACTATAGCATATCACAATAAAGATGATACTCTGCTGATATTGAGATTCATGTTTTCTGCAGGAaaactttaaatgtttttttctatatGATGGTGACACTGTGGCTAAGAATTTAAGGCAAGGGGAGAATGGCATTTAGGTATTATTTATACAAATGGGAAAGAGAATTTAAGCCTATGATCCAGAAAGTAAACTGGCAGTTATTGCCCAATGTGTTTTTTCTGGAATCTCCTTTTatgctgttttccaaaatgattctattttatcttttcttctcctttgatttgatttaaaaacacCTTTAGACCATTGGTTGTCTAAAATCCACAAACCTAAATCTTAaccttttgaaaaaatatttctttgctcTTTGTCCATCCATAATTGTCTATGTGTGAATCATTTTTGAAACAGAAATTTCCACCTAGGCATGCATCTTAGAAAACTGACTAGAAATTGTTTCTGTCAGGTCTGTTCTGCATACAGTTAAGACATATTCAGAAACCTGTGTGAAAAATTTCAGAGATAAtacaaatatatagatatattagCTATCATAATTATGTACTGGTCTTTCTGGTTTTACCTCTTGcatataatattttcttctttcccatcCCAAAACTCTCCTAGAGTTGACAACTGctaacatgataaaaggcatccTTTTAATATTGATACATATTATGTAATcagatgaaaacatatgttctttCAATCTAATAAGGACAAATGCTAGGAGGAAGTTAATTTCAGATAAAGGTACAATTATCTTTTAGATCCTCCAACCTGAGggcagcaataggattaagaagaaacaaaagtttCTATGGGAAAAGAGAGAATATAGGGGGCATAAGAGAGCTGATTACTAAAAATTGTTTACTGCTGGCCTATGGGGATAGTCATTTGAAGGGAGAGTGGGTATAAACTGAGTAAGCTAAAGAAACCATACCATAGCTGGAGAAACAATTTTGTTTAAAGTATTAAGAGTGGACCTTAATCAAAGGATTGTAGTAAAGATTACTCCCCTTTATTCTAGTTAGTTGTGACCATCTAATAACAAGGCCATTTGGATCCCTGTTGGGATGCCCTATTGGAATCAGGCAAcccaagtgttttagtttcttgcctgctaaaacaaagaccatacaatgggctggcttaacaacaggaatttattgactcatgattccagagactagaaggcttgcttccttctaaGGCTGATATCTTCTGGCtgaccagcaatctttggggttcttggcttttccatcacatggcaatgtacatggctgcagtgtctcctttctcctctgggtccTGTTGTCTTCCAGTTCCTGCCTGTTCCCCACGGCTTCTCCTTctatgtccagtttcctttgcttttaaggacttcagccatattgaattaaAGCCCACCCGTCTTCAGTTCAGGGGCACctgaactaataacatcttcaaaggtcctgttaaaagtgggttcacacccacaggaccaggggttggcacCTGAATgtgccttttgtggaggacatgactCAGTCCCCAAACACCAAGATATATGTTAAAAACCAAAGACACAGTGATGAAGAAATCAGTCCTGGGTTTCAAGGTCTTTTTGGAACTTGTGACATTCTG from Choloepus didactylus isolate mChoDid1 chromosome 1, mChoDid1.pri, whole genome shotgun sequence harbors:
- the LOC119529189 gene encoding signal recognition particle 19 kDa protein, with the protein product MACAAARSPADQDRFICIYPAYLNNKKTIAEGRRIPIEKAVENPTATEIQDVCLAVGLNAFLEKNKMYSREWNRDVQYRGRVRVQLKQEDGSLCLVQFPSRKSVMLYAAEMIPKLKTRTQKTGGGDQSLQQGEGSKKGKGKKKK